A window of Adhaeribacter arboris genomic DNA:
TCGCATCTATCATCCAACTTAAGGCCGGATTTTGCACTTCCTGGCTGGCCATTCCTTCGACTAATTCGTTAAAAATTAAAAATAGCTGAAACGGCTGCATGGCGCCTACGGTCAAATCATCGTCGCCGTACTTGGAATCGTTAAAGTGGAATCCGCCCAGTTTGCCTTCCATTAAAAATCTCGAAACAATCTGCTCAATGTTGGTATTCGGTAAATGGTGACCCAAATCCACTAAACCCAGCGCTTTTTCGCCCAATTTTTGGCAGAATAGGAGGGAAGTGCCCCAATCAGCTACCACGGTAGAATAAAAATGCGGTTCGTAAGGTTTGTACTCAATAAATACTTTCCAATCTTCGGGTAAAGCATCATAAATCTGCTGAAAAGAATCTAAGGTACGCTGAAAGGAACGACGGAAATTTTGCTGGCCCGGAAAATCGGTACCATCCGATAACCAAATGGTTAAAGCTTTAGAACCTAAATCAATTCCGTGTTTAATTACTTCTACGTTATGCGCAATGGCTTGGTCGCGAACCTGCTTATCGGTGTGCGACAAAGAACCAAACTTATAAGAATAATTCTGATCGTTTTGGTCCTGGAAGGTATTCGAATTTACCGCATCAAACTGTAATTCAAAAGAAGCGGCTAGTTGTTTTATAGCCGTTGCATTCTGGGGAATATCCCAGGGAATGTGCAACGAAATGGCTCCACTCGATTGATTAAGAGCGTGCAATAAACCTACATCTTCCATTTTCTCTTCTAAGCTACGCGGTTCGCCACCACCCGAAAACCGGCCAAAGCGCGTGCCGCCGGTACCCAAAGCCCAACTTGGTATGGCAATCTGAAAAGCCGCTAATTGCTCCAGCAGGGCGGTTACATCGTGCCCCTCATCTTGCAAAGTAGCCTTCAGAAAGTTAAATTTCTTTTGCTGAGTAGCCGCTAGCTGCTCGTTATATTGCTGAATCAGAGATTTATCTAAAATCATTTTCTTTTGTTAAGCATTTGATAAAGAAGGGATAAATAGCAGAATGTTCTATCGCGAGCGTCCACGATCGTGATGCGTATCTTCCCGCCTCTGGCCGGTAGGTACTTAACTGCAATGGCTTATAGGAAAGTAAATCGGCTCGCCCGGCCAGAGGCCTACCCGCTAGTAGACACGAGGCCGAAGCCTCGCGGCATAAAATATTGTTTTACCTAAGAGTAAGTTTCAGAAACTACCGTACGAAAGCGGCCGGAACACCCCCATCCACGTTCAGCACGTTACCGGTACTTTTATTCAGCAAGCCCCCCACGTATAAAAATACCGCATTCGCCATGTCTTCGGCCAGTAGTTCTTCGTTCAGCACGGTACGTTTGGCGTAATAAGCCGGCAATTCAGCAACGGTAATACCGTAAGCCTTCGCGCGGCCTTCGGCCCAACCGCTTTCCCAGATTTTACTGCCCCGGATTACCGCATCCGGGTTTACCACGTTCACCCGTATTTTATCCGGACCTAACTCGGCTGCCATTAACCGCGACATGTGTAATTGAGCGGCTTTGGCGGTACCGTAGGCCACATTGTTGGGTCCGGAAACCAAGGCGTTTTTACTCACAATATTTACAATGTCGCCGCCCAATTGCTGCTTGCGCATAATGCGAATACCCTGCTGGGATACTAAGAACTGACCTTTTACCAGTACATCCTGTAAAATATCGTAATCGGTCTCGGTGGTTTCCAAAATAGGTTTGGAGATGGATAAACCTGCGCAATTCACCACAATATCTACTCCTCCGAAATTTAAATTAGCGGTCCGGAAAGCATTACTAATCGCTTGGGAACTGGTAACATCTACCACGGAGGTTGCCGCCGTATCACGGCCAAACTTTTTCTTAAATTCGGTATGGGCTTCCTGCAAATCATTTTCCCGCATATCCACCATTACCACACACGCGCCTTCTTGCGCCAGCTTATCAGCAATGGCTTTTCCAATACCACCGCTACCACCCGTAATTAAGGCAACCTTGCGCGATAAGGGTTTTTCTTTGGGCATACGCTGTAATTTTGCTTCTTCTAAAAGCCAGTATTCAATATCAAAGGCTTCCTGCTCCGGTAAACCCCGGTATTCCGAAATGGCTTCGGCGCCGCGCATGACATTAATAGCATTGATGTAGAACTCGCTGGCTACCCGGGCGGTTTGTTTATCTTTAGCGAAAGAAAACATACCTACTCCTGGGTAGATTATAATTACCGGGTTGGCATCGCGCACGGCGGGGCTGTTGGGGTGTTTACTTCTTTCGTAATAAGCCGTGTAATCGGCGCGATACGCTTCAAACTGTTCGGTTAATTGTGCTTTTAGCTTTTCCGGTTCGGAAATGTCGGCATCCGGCGATAGATTAAGTACTAAAGGCCGGATTTTGGTGCGTAGAAAATGGTCCGGGCAACTGGTTCCTAAAGGCGCTAAAGTTGCTAAATCGTTGCTGTTGATATATTCCAGTACGCGCTCATCGTCGGTAAAATGCCCAATCATGCGGTTTTGGCTCGAACACAAGCCCCGCAATACCGGTATTATTTCACTAGCTTTATTTAATCTTTCTTCAGCGGGTAAAGGGGTAAGTTTGGCGCCGCCAAAAATTGCCCGTTTTTTACCGTAATTTTGCTGCAAGAATTCCGATGCTTTTTCAATAGTTTCCAGGGTATTCATATAGCTTTCGTAAGCGGTATCGCCCCAGGTAAATAAACCGTGACTGCCCAGAATAATACCCGTAATGCCGGGATTGTCTTGTACCGCTTTTTCCATTTGCAGTCCTAAATCAAAACCGGGCCGTTGCCAAGGCACCCAGGCTATTTTGCCGCCGAATAATTCTTTCGTGATTTGCTCTCCCTCTTTGGCCGCCGCGATGGCAATAATAGCATCCGGGTGCAAGTGGTCGATGTGTTTAAACGGTAGAAAAGCGTGTAAAGGAGTATCAATGGAAGGAGCTTTCGAATCTAAATCGTAAATACAGTGGTTAAACAGCGCCACCATTTCGTCTTCATGGGCCAAACCCCGGTACCGGTTTTTCAGGCTGTGCAGTTTATCGACGTACAAAGCGGCTAAACCGCTTTTCTTTAAGGTTCCCAGGTCACCGCCGGAACCTTTTACCCACATTACTTCTACATCTTGCCCGGTTAAGGGGTCCGGTTGATACACCTTGCAACTGGTATTGCCCCCGGCGTAATTAGTTAAACGGAGGTCAGCCCCTAGTAAATTAGACCGATAAATTAATAAAGCTACCTCGTCGTTCTTTAAAGCGCTTGCTTCTTGCTCGTCCCAAAGATAACTTACGTATTTAAAAGTGGTAGTTGCGGCCGCATTATCCATATTCATAGGTGTTTTTAGTGTGAATGCAAAAGATGGGTTACTTGGTAAGTATTACGTAAATAATATTAGAAGTAAAAAGTACCTTGTTGGAAGCAATTTGTTTCAAAAATTTAAATAAACAAGCCACTGGAACAAGGAATAGGTGAATTTAACCAGAGCTAGTAACATAGCCATCCTGTACTATCCGGAAAAACCAGCTAATTAGTTTAAAATTTTATAAATATATTAGGTTTTATAAAATCTTAAAATCAACGGACTACGAAGCAAGGTAATTGCCGTATCCTACAACCATGGTGGAGGCAATTACGGTTACTATTCCTAAAATAATTACCCGCATGGTTCGGGGACTGGCGCCTTTCCATTCGTTAAAGTAAATGCCCCAAACATTGCTCACGATGATAATAAAAGCCATGTGCAAAGTCCAGCTAGAAAAACCCAGACCGTTGGCCGAGAATAAGCTTTCGCCCATGCCGTAAAAAAAGAATTGTAAATACCAGGTAGTGCCCGCAATGGCCGAAAACAAATAATTACGAGCCAAGGGAGTACCGGAATTTATATAATCGCCTCCTGTTTTATTCCGGATATTTAAGTACAAACACCAGATAAAATTAGTAGTTAAACCTCCTAATAAAATTACGACTAAAGTGGGATTGTTTTGCCAAAGCGGGTCGATGCCGCGGGCCACGGTAGCCTCGGCAATCGGTTTGCCGGTTTCGTAACCAAACGACATAAAAGCACTTAGCACTCCCGAAAAAATGGCCACAATCAATCCTTTCGGAAAGTTAAATTCTTTAATATTGGCAGTTTTTTGTTCGGCGGATAGCTCTTTTTCTTTTAAAGTACCGGCTTTGCCGCAAATAGCAATTCCCGCTAAACACAATAAAACGCCCGCAAAAATGACTAGTCCGGAAGTAGTGCTCAATAACTCGGTTATGGTTTTCGCGTTACCGGACCTTCCAAAAAATTCGTAAAAAATGGGCGGAATAAGCGTACCGAAAGCCGCGCAAAAACCCAGTACAATCGCCATCCCTAACGACAGCCCCAAATAACGCATGGTTAAACCAAAGGTTAAACCGCCAATACCCCACAATAAGCCCATTAGGTAGGTGTAGAACAAAGTAGAACTCTCGGTATTGGCTAAGGTTATAAAATAACCGGGAGCAGTAAGCGCGGCCCCGAGCGGCGGCACAATTAACCAGGAAAAAACGCCCCCCACTAACCAATAACTTTCCCAGGCCCATTTTTTTACTTTACTAAAAGGAATATAGAAACTACCTGAAGCAAAACCACCGATAAAATGATAGAGGAGTCCGAGAATAACCTGCATGTGGGAGCGCGTTATAAGAAATGTTGATTAAAGAGTTATAAAATTATGTTGTAAGTAAATTTAAAATAATAGAACATTCGTTAAACCTGCTCTCGGTAAACCAACTTTGTTCAGCCTGCCCTATTTTTCCACCCCAGTCCTTAGCCTGTTGTAACTTTAATAAATAGTATAAACTTATTTTTAAAATGGAAGCTTACTTGAATCAAGTTCAAAAGTAAATTACTAAATCAGCTTAGCAATGAAAAGTAGATGATTTGCTATCGGAAACTATCCTGCTCCATCCTGTTTTAACTTTGTAGGAAATAAAGCCCGATGGGCCTAAAATAGATTTTTATAGTTGATGCATGTTTACTATTAGTGCCTTCTTGTAAACTTTTGCTTACCGTTTTGCTTTGGTTGCGTATAGCCAAATTAACATTCTGAAGAAAACTTATTATTCACACCAACAGGTTTAAAAAAAGTAAATCTTGTTAGCGAACTTTAACGAACTATACCTAAACGCAAATTAAAACTATGAAGCTACCTGTTACCGCCGCTCTTTTTAGCTTACTATTTTTTGGTTGCACGCCACAATTTTTAACCAGTAACCAATATAAGAATGAGGAATTACCTTTATCGATTATGTTGCCGGAAAGCAAAAATCCTTTGCCGCATAAAAAAAGTCTGCAACGGTTTACGAATAAAAAGTTTAAGCAATACGCCGCTATGTTAACGGAGCAGCCGCCGCAAAAAATTCTGTTTTACAGTGGAGGAAATGATAATCCGGACCAGATACCTTATGCGGCTATTGGTAGCGTAGTGAGTTTAGCGGATACCACCAAAGTTAAAAATGCGGGGTTTGCCAACCGTAAAGCAAAAGACCAACTTTATCTGCATAAAAGTACCATCGACAAAACAAACCGGGTGGTGTCTTCGGAATTCCTCGTGAAAATGCCCACGGATTATTTTTATCTTTTTGCTTCGGCTCCGATTAATAAAACCATTATTCAAAACGAAGAAGCCATGATTATTTTACAGGATAGTTTAAACCGCAAATACTCAGCAGCCATCGGCACCATAAAGTTTGAGAAGTAATTCTAGTGTTTCGTCCCTAGTCTATATTCGACAGACGATAGTCCATAGGTGTTGATGGTATGGTAACAGGTTTTAGGGGGAGCAACCCGCCATTTTACAGTTGACGGAATACTAAGTACATTCAAGAAAAGCGACATCCTCTATATTAGTCGGTACCGCTGCTATCTTGAGTGAGAGATAAAAATAAGGTTTCTGCTGGGTATACGTCCAACAAAACTTACTGGTTTGTACTGAGCAAAAACTTATTAAAATAATAACTCATCTGGCGCTTGGCAGCAAAATTAGTAGATGTTAAAATTTAAAACCGAATAAGCTTTACTTTTTAGCGCCGAAAATGCCTCGTCTCGCTTGGCCGCTTAACGGCCGAAGGATAATAAAAAGCAAAACTTAAAAATGAGGCACTGCCGATCGTAAGTAGGAGCATAGATTTTCGCGGGTAATTATTTCGAGGGGCAGGAAATTATGTGCCAGCGGTTCTTTTCTTAAAAATAAATAATTGGCTAATTGCTGAATACCTAAAAAAGTCTGGTGTTTGGCGTTTTGATTAATCAAAAAACGGATGGTGCCCGCTTCCAGGTATTTAATATTTTCCGGCAGTAAATCGTAGCCAATTAGCCTTAAATCCACGCGGTTTAGTTTTTGAAGCAATGCGGCAATAAAAGAAACCCCTTTAGAAGTGGTAACGTACACTCCCTGCAGTGTTTCATCCTCCAAAAGTTCTAAAATACGTTTTACTTCTTTTCCGTTTTCACTATCCTTAATATTAAGAACTTTTATTTTAACTCCGGTTAAGTCTTTCTCTTTTATATACTGCTGAAAGCCTCTTTGCTTATCTAAAAGGTGGATGGAGTTGACACTGTCTTCGTTGATATGCAACACCGCCAAAGTACCAGTCTTTTGATGCCCTAAACACATTAATTCGGCGGCAACCCGCCCGCTTTCGTACAAATTCTGACCAATAAAGCTTAAAGGTCGGACTTCCCGGATGTCGGTATTAAAAATGGTAAACGGAATTTTATAGGATTGGCATTGCTGCAAAAAGGGTAAAGCTTCGTGGTAAAAAATAGGCGCTATTACTATTCCATCGGGTCTAGCTTGAAGAACAGCGTGGGTTACTCGCAAAAAAGAATCTTTATGATATAGGTCGAAAAAGTAAGTTTTAATTTGAACGTCGTATTGATGCCAGTCATTAATGGCTTGTTTTATTCCTACTTCGGATTGAGCCCAGTACTCGTCCTGCGAAGGGTCCGGAATAAGAACGGCAATCCGGAAAGTTTTTTTAGTGCCTAAAGTCCGAGCAATTAAATTGGGTTTATAATCGATTTCTTTTAGGGTTTGAAGAACCTTCCGCAACGCTTCTTCCGAAACTTTACCCCGGTTGTGCAATACCCGGTCCACTGTGCCGCTGGAAACGCCGGCTAATTGCGCAATATCTTTAATTCGAATATTCTTCTTTTCCATGTAAAATTTATTAGACAGTTTGCCGGACAATATAAATAATCTGCATTAAAAATGAATTAAATATTTGCTATAAGCTATACAATTGCTCATAAACTTTTTAAAGTTACTTTCAAATGCCCTATAATAAAACAAGACTACTGTAAGGAGTAGTCTTGTTTTATTAATCAGAGGGAAAGAAATGTATTATTTATCCCACCATACCCGCGAGGTAAGTAAATCGCCGCCTTGCAAGCTGGCAATTCCTGATTGTAAACCACTCGGGTTATTAGAAATTTCGGAGGCCGGGTAAATCATCCGGCGCGGAATGGTAGCGTTGGTAACATTGCCCGGATAATTTACCGGTACCAACTCGGGGTAGCCCGACCGCCGCCAGTTAAACCAACCTTCAATAAAGTTAAAAGTAGTAGCGGTCTCGGCCCAGTACTGTTCGTTGATTTGTTTCTGCGGATTAGCCGGGCTCAACGGATTGGCGGTAACGTAAGCGGCAAGGCTGGCTTCGTCGATGGCAGCTGCAGCATCGATTTGAGAAAGCGATTGTAAAGCGCCCCGTAAACCATTCGCAAAATGCTGAGCGGCACTAGCGCCCACGTTCCAACCGCGTGATGCAGCTTCGGCGAGTAAAAACTCGGTTTGGGCGTAAGTCAAAATAAAATTCGGCGCATTCCGTTTCATGTAAACGTTTACTCTGGGCCGGGAATAATTACCTAAGGGAGCCATATCGGTACCAGTACCCGTCCCGCCCGGATATTGTGGGTGTTTCCGGATATCGAATGCTCCACCGGATAAATCATAACCATTAGGCATGCCCACCTGAACCGCGGCCGAAGTATTACCGGTTAAAGATTGGTTGGCATTATTTACGGCGCCGGGTTGCGGAATTTCCCCGATAACGCCTAAGCGAGGATCGTTCTGTGCGCGCAAGAAATCAATTAAAGTTTTGCTCCATCTTACCTCCCGGAAATCGTCGGGAGTAAGTAAGGCGCCGGTGGTGCTGTTTTGCGTATCACCGTTAGCGGCATCGGTCTTAACCAAAGCATTATCGGTATAACTGGCCAACGTACCTCCCGCGGCCGCTTTCTCCGTCCAGGATTGGGCAGTGGCTGGGTCTACTTTCGTTAAGCGCATGGCTAACCGAACCATTAGGGAATAACCGAATTTTTTCCATTGCGCTACATCGCCCGCGTAAAGTATGTCGCCGGTAGCTTTAGGGGCTGCTGCATCTAAGCTGTTAATGGCTGCTTCCAACTTAGGCAGTAAATCGCTGTAGATAGCCTGCTGCTTGTCGTATTTAGGTGCCGTTATACCTTCCGCTGCTTTTAAAGCTTCGGTATAAGGTACGTCGCCGTAGGTGTCGGTGATGCGCTGAAAAATAAGGACTCGCATAATGTTGCTGATAGCAATAACATTTTTAAAACGAGTAGGGTCCTGAGTATTCGCAATTAATTCAGCCTGCTGCAAGCGGCTTAGGGCGGTATAACCGTCGTTAAAAATACGACCTTGGTAATCGGTAAAGTTACCGGCGTTCACGTATTTATCGCCGTTGCCGTAATAATTATACGTGCTGGCCAAAGCCTGAATTCCCGTTGCCTGATACAGTAATTGCGCATAGCCCGTATTAGAAAAACTCAACTGAGCATCGGTCAATAAAAAGTTGGGATTAAACTGGGAAGCATTCGCCGCATTCGGG
This region includes:
- a CDS encoding bifunctional aldolase/short-chain dehydrogenase; translation: MNMDNAAATTTFKYVSYLWDEQEASALKNDEVALLIYRSNLLGADLRLTNYAGGNTSCKVYQPDPLTGQDVEVMWVKGSGGDLGTLKKSGLAALYVDKLHSLKNRYRGLAHEDEMVALFNHCIYDLDSKAPSIDTPLHAFLPFKHIDHLHPDAIIAIAAAKEGEQITKELFGGKIAWVPWQRPGFDLGLQMEKAVQDNPGITGIILGSHGLFTWGDTAYESYMNTLETIEKASEFLQQNYGKKRAIFGGAKLTPLPAEERLNKASEIIPVLRGLCSSQNRMIGHFTDDERVLEYINSNDLATLAPLGTSCPDHFLRTKIRPLVLNLSPDADISEPEKLKAQLTEQFEAYRADYTAYYERSKHPNSPAVRDANPVIIIYPGVGMFSFAKDKQTARVASEFYINAINVMRGAEAISEYRGLPEQEAFDIEYWLLEEAKLQRMPKEKPLSRKVALITGGSGGIGKAIADKLAQEGACVVMVDMRENDLQEAHTEFKKKFGRDTAATSVVDVTSSQAISNAFRTANLNFGGVDIVVNCAGLSISKPILETTETDYDILQDVLVKGQFLVSQQGIRIMRKQQLGGDIVNIVSKNALVSGPNNVAYGTAKAAQLHMSRLMAAELGPDKIRVNVVNPDAVIRGSKIWESGWAEGRAKAYGITVAELPAYYAKRTVLNEELLAEDMANAVFLYVGGLLNKSTGNVLNVDGGVPAAFVR
- a CDS encoding SusD/RagB family nutrient-binding outer membrane lipoprotein, whose amino-acid sequence is MKKTFIYIALASVLLAPACSEDHLDEVNTNPNAANASQFNPNFLLTDAQLSFSNTGYAQLLYQATGIQALASTYNYYGNGDKYVNAGNFTDYQGRIFNDGYTALSRLQQAELIANTQDPTRFKNVIAISNIMRVLIFQRITDTYGDVPYTEALKAAEGITAPKYDKQQAIYSDLLPKLEAAINSLDAAAPKATGDILYAGDVAQWKKFGYSLMVRLAMRLTKVDPATAQSWTEKAAAGGTLASYTDNALVKTDAANGDTQNSTTGALLTPDDFREVRWSKTLIDFLRAQNDPRLGVIGEIPQPGAVNNANQSLTGNTSAAVQVGMPNGYDLSGGAFDIRKHPQYPGGTGTGTDMAPLGNYSRPRVNVYMKRNAPNFILTYAQTEFLLAEAASRGWNVGASAAQHFANGLRGALQSLSQIDAAAAIDEASLAAYVTANPLSPANPQKQINEQYWAETATTFNFIEGWFNWRRSGYPELVPVNYPGNVTNATIPRRMIYPASEISNNPSGLQSGIASLQGGDLLTSRVWWDK
- a CDS encoding TIM barrel protein, with amino-acid sequence MILDKSLIQQYNEQLAATQQKKFNFLKATLQDEGHDVTALLEQLAAFQIAIPSWALGTGGTRFGRFSGGGEPRSLEEKMEDVGLLHALNQSSGAISLHIPWDIPQNATAIKQLAASFELQFDAVNSNTFQDQNDQNYSYKFGSLSHTDKQVRDQAIAHNVEVIKHGIDLGSKALTIWLSDGTDFPGQQNFRRSFQRTLDSFQQIYDALPEDWKVFIEYKPYEPHFYSTVVADWGTSLLFCQKLGEKALGLVDLGHHLPNTNIEQIVSRFLMEGKLGGFHFNDSKYGDDDLTVGAMQPFQLFLIFNELVEGMASQEVQNPALSWMIDASHNVKDPLEDLLQSIEAIKIALAQALIVDRKKLENAQEQNDTTTAQEILQHAFRTDVRPLLAQARLESGAAIDPLAFYRQNKIRQELINQRGVKTYSTGL
- a CDS encoding LacI family DNA-binding transcriptional regulator — translated: MEKKNIRIKDIAQLAGVSSGTVDRVLHNRGKVSEEALRKVLQTLKEIDYKPNLIARTLGTKKTFRIAVLIPDPSQDEYWAQSEVGIKQAINDWHQYDVQIKTYFFDLYHKDSFLRVTHAVLQARPDGIVIAPIFYHEALPFLQQCQSYKIPFTIFNTDIREVRPLSFIGQNLYESGRVAAELMCLGHQKTGTLAVLHINEDSVNSIHLLDKQRGFQQYIKEKDLTGVKIKVLNIKDSENGKEVKRILELLEDETLQGVYVTTSKGVSFIAALLQKLNRVDLRLIGYDLLPENIKYLEAGTIRFLINQNAKHQTFLGIQQLANYLFLRKEPLAHNFLPLEIITRENLCSYLRSAVPHF
- the rhaT gene encoding L-rhamnose/proton symporter RhaT, with the translated sequence MQVILGLLYHFIGGFASGSFYIPFSKVKKWAWESYWLVGGVFSWLIVPPLGAALTAPGYFITLANTESSTLFYTYLMGLLWGIGGLTFGLTMRYLGLSLGMAIVLGFCAAFGTLIPPIFYEFFGRSGNAKTITELLSTTSGLVIFAGVLLCLAGIAICGKAGTLKEKELSAEQKTANIKEFNFPKGLIVAIFSGVLSAFMSFGYETGKPIAEATVARGIDPLWQNNPTLVVILLGGLTTNFIWCLYLNIRNKTGGDYINSGTPLARNYLFSAIAGTTWYLQFFFYGMGESLFSANGLGFSSWTLHMAFIIIVSNVWGIYFNEWKGASPRTMRVIILGIVTVIASTMVVGYGNYLAS